The following are from one region of the Quercus robur chromosome 1, dhQueRobu3.1, whole genome shotgun sequence genome:
- the LOC126689169 gene encoding protein CHUP1, chloroplastic isoform X2 — protein sequence MPQEDDESEIKLLKKELEVSRATIEPLEKENQELKQEVSRLKAQISSLRAHNNERKTMLWKKLQNSLDSNYTDASQHKPSIFMSVSEQRPGVPEKTSAGTDIPEAIAEKKTIKVPNPPPRPHSITPSLPKEVVKGNTAPPTPPPPPLPSKLLAGSRAVRRVPEVMELYRSLTRRDANKDNRTNPAGTPVVAFTKNMIGEIENRSSYLSAIKSDVESREEFIKFLVKEVESAAHRDISEVESFVKWLDEELSSLVDERAVLRHFPQWPERKADALREAAFTYRDLRSLESEVSHFEDNPKEPLAQALRRIQALQDRLEQSIDNIERMRESTSKRYRDLLIPWEWMLDTGLIGQMKLSSLKLAKEYMKRIAKELQSDECSNDDNLMLQGVRFAYRAHQAVLMQRPYKYFKS from the exons ATGCCACAAGAGGACGATGAATCAGAGATCAAGCTTCTCAAGAAAGAACTTGAAGTGTCTCGGGCCACGATTGAACCATTGGAGAAAGAGAACCAGGAGTTAAAACAGGAAGTAAGCCGTCTAAAAGCACAAATAAGTTCCCTTAGAGCACACAATAATGAGAGGAAGACCATGCTATGGAAGAAGTTACAGAATTCCTTGGACAGCAACTATACAGATGCATCTCAACACAAACCATCAATTTTCATGAGTGTATCAGAACAACGTCCAGGAGTACCAGAAAAGACGAGTGCCGGAACAGATATCCCAGAAGCAATAGCagagaagaaaacaataaaggtaccaaacccaccaccaaggCCTCATTCAATCACTCCTTCCTTGCCTAAGGAAGTAGTGAAAGGAAACACAGCACCACCAACACCGCCACCACCGCCACTGCCATCAAAATTGCTAGCTGGGTCAAGAGCAGTGCGGCGAGTGCCAGAGGTTATGGAGTTATACCGTTCACTAACTAGGAGAGATGCCAACAAGGACAACAGAACCAATCCTGCAGGAACTCCAGTAGTTGCGTTTACTAAGAACATGATTGGAGAAATAGAAAATCGCTCATCATATCTTTCAGCT ATAAAATCAGATGTGGAAAGTCGCGAAGAATTCATCAAGTTCTTGGTTAAAGAGGTAGAGTCTGCAGCTCATAGAGATATATCTGAGGTAGAGTCATTCGTGAAATGGCTAGATGAGGAATTATCATCACTGGTTGATGAAAGGGCAGTACTTAGGCATTTCCCACAGTGGCCAGAACGTAAAGCAGATGCACTAAGGGAGGCTGCTTTCACCTACCGAGATCTAAGGAGCCTTGAATCTGAAGTTTCACATTTTGAGGACAACCCAAAAGAGCCTTTGGCCCAGGCTCTAAGAAGAATTCAAGCATTGCAAGACAG GTTGGAACAAAGCATCGACAATATAGAAAGGATGAGGGAAAGCACAAGCAAGAGGTACAGGGATCTCCTAATCCCTTGGGAATGGATGCTGGACACAGGCCTAATTGGTCAG ATGAAATTAAGTTCACTAAAGCTGGCCAAGGAATACATGAAAAGGATAGCTAAAGAACTGCAGTCTGATGAATGCTCAAATGATGACAATCTTATGCTTCAAGGAGTTCGATTTGCATATCGAGCACACCAG GCGGTTTTGATGCAGAGACCATACAAGTATTTCAAAAGCTAA
- the LOC126689169 gene encoding protein CHUP1, chloroplastic isoform X1: MPQEDDESEIKLLKKELEVSRATIEPLEKENQELKQEVSRLKAQISSLRAHNNERKTMLWKKLQNSLDSNYTDASQHKPSIFMSVSEQRPGVPEKTSAGTDIPEAIAEKKTIKVPNPPPRPHSITPSLPKEVVKGNTAPPTPPPPPLPSKLLAGSRAVRRVPEVMELYRSLTRRDANKDNRTNPAGTPVVAFTKNMIGEIENRSSYLSAIKSDVESREEFIKFLVKEVESAAHRDISEVESFVKWLDEELSSLVDERAVLRHFPQWPERKADALREAAFTYRDLRSLESEVSHFEDNPKEPLAQALRRIQALQDRLEQSIDNIERMRESTSKRYRDLLIPWEWMLDTGLIGQMKLSSLKLAKEYMKRIAKELQSDECSNDDNLMLQGVRFAYRAHQFAGGFDAETIQVFQKLKKVGLGSDK, from the exons ATGCCACAAGAGGACGATGAATCAGAGATCAAGCTTCTCAAGAAAGAACTTGAAGTGTCTCGGGCCACGATTGAACCATTGGAGAAAGAGAACCAGGAGTTAAAACAGGAAGTAAGCCGTCTAAAAGCACAAATAAGTTCCCTTAGAGCACACAATAATGAGAGGAAGACCATGCTATGGAAGAAGTTACAGAATTCCTTGGACAGCAACTATACAGATGCATCTCAACACAAACCATCAATTTTCATGAGTGTATCAGAACAACGTCCAGGAGTACCAGAAAAGACGAGTGCCGGAACAGATATCCCAGAAGCAATAGCagagaagaaaacaataaaggtaccaaacccaccaccaaggCCTCATTCAATCACTCCTTCCTTGCCTAAGGAAGTAGTGAAAGGAAACACAGCACCACCAACACCGCCACCACCGCCACTGCCATCAAAATTGCTAGCTGGGTCAAGAGCAGTGCGGCGAGTGCCAGAGGTTATGGAGTTATACCGTTCACTAACTAGGAGAGATGCCAACAAGGACAACAGAACCAATCCTGCAGGAACTCCAGTAGTTGCGTTTACTAAGAACATGATTGGAGAAATAGAAAATCGCTCATCATATCTTTCAGCT ATAAAATCAGATGTGGAAAGTCGCGAAGAATTCATCAAGTTCTTGGTTAAAGAGGTAGAGTCTGCAGCTCATAGAGATATATCTGAGGTAGAGTCATTCGTGAAATGGCTAGATGAGGAATTATCATCACTGGTTGATGAAAGGGCAGTACTTAGGCATTTCCCACAGTGGCCAGAACGTAAAGCAGATGCACTAAGGGAGGCTGCTTTCACCTACCGAGATCTAAGGAGCCTTGAATCTGAAGTTTCACATTTTGAGGACAACCCAAAAGAGCCTTTGGCCCAGGCTCTAAGAAGAATTCAAGCATTGCAAGACAG GTTGGAACAAAGCATCGACAATATAGAAAGGATGAGGGAAAGCACAAGCAAGAGGTACAGGGATCTCCTAATCCCTTGGGAATGGATGCTGGACACAGGCCTAATTGGTCAG ATGAAATTAAGTTCACTAAAGCTGGCCAAGGAATACATGAAAAGGATAGCTAAAGAACTGCAGTCTGATGAATGCTCAAATGATGACAATCTTATGCTTCAAGGAGTTCGATTTGCATATCGAGCACACCAG TTTGCAGGCGGTTTTGATGCAGAGACCATACAAGTATTTCAAAAGCTAAAGAAAGTCGGCTTGGGTAGTGACAAATGA